The proteins below come from a single Denticeps clupeoides chromosome 15, fDenClu1.1, whole genome shotgun sequence genomic window:
- the LOC114765017 gene encoding uncharacterized protein LOC114765017: MLRNIQEWSIQHAQQTEHAHWFMALPELMAFIAIVILRGLTKVLSLCDCWSANLGNPQIIETMPRNRFQDIMRHLRFDDRSTRSDRAKTDMFAAISSVWGSFVTNCITSYNPGLHITVDEQLFPSKTRCCFLQYIATKPDKFVIKFWVACDLKSKYICNVLPHLGKDPSRPSGERLSENVVMRLMEPFLDKGRNVSTDNFFTSLTIAQKLLSRKTTILGTVNKICQEIPQSARQTDRSEFTTQVFSTTAATLTAYSAKRKKTSMFLAACTAWFRLIIPPKGNQTLSPFTTPQSVAWM, encoded by the exons ATGCTTCGTAACATTCAAGAATGGAGTATccaacatgcacagcaaacgGAGCATGCTCATTGGTTCATGGCCCTCCCTGAACTAATGGCATTTATCGCGATTGTCATCTTGCGGGGGCTTACCAAGGTTCTATCGCTATGTGACTGCTGGTCAGCAAACCTGGGAAACCCACAGATCATTGAAACTATGCCGCGAAACCGCTTCCAAGACATCATGCGACACCTACGCTTTGATGACAGGTCCACCCGCAGTGATCGAGCAAAAACAGATATGTTCGCTGCAAtttccagtgtgtggggatcatttGTCACCAACTGCATCACGTCCTACAACCCTGGTCTACATATCACCGTTGATGAACAGCTCTTCCCGTCAAAGACTCgctgctgtttcctgcagtATATTGCAACTAAACCTGATAAGTTTGTGATCAAGTTTTGGGTGGCTTGCGACCTAAAATCCAAGTACATTTGCAATGTCCTCCCACATCTTGGCAAGGACCCCAGTCGTCCCAGTGGGGAGAGACTGTCTGAAAACGTAGTGATGAGGCTGATGGAACCATTCCTAGACAAGGGCAGAAATGTTAGCACGGATAATTTCTTCACATCGCTGACAATTGCGCAAAAACTGCTTAGCCGGAAAACCACCATCCTCGGCACAGTCAACAAGATTTGCCAGGAAATTCCTCAATCCGCCAGACAAACAGATCGCAGTGAATTCACCACCCAG gtGTTTTCAACCACTGCTGCCACACTGACGGCGTATTCGGCCAAACGGAAGAAGACGTCTATGTTCTTAGCAGCATGCACAGCATGGTTCAGACTGATAATACCACCAAAAGGAAACCAAACACTGTCACCCTTTACAACACCACAAAGTGTGGCGTGGATGTGA